TTGGTATATCCTGGTTCCCTACACACGTTATCGCGAATTGATCAACCAGATTATTGCGCAAAATGAAAGCGTAGTAATCACTGATGCGCCAGCGCAGTTCTCAGCACTGGTCAAGTTGTTGTTGGAGGCAGACAGCACAGTTCCGGTTTCGTTTGCGGGCACGCGTGCAGGTCGTAGGCGCGACGGGCTGAAAGGGAGGTTGACACTATGGTCTATTTGGGTAATCAAGTTGGTAGTAACGGCTACATCGTTACTTGCCTTCCGCTTGAACAAGCCCCCTGTATTGCTATATGCCATTGACAAAATCAGCCCGGGACTGCGACATGATTTCCGTCTGCACAGTATCTACAACAAACTCAATTCTGATAAACTGAGTTTTTCCGAATACTTACATTCAATAGATGACGCCACTGCTCTCCGCAATTTATGGGTCCGTCGCCGACCAGTGGTATTTTTTGAGACTGTTGCTTCTCTGCTCTATCGTTGGCAACACAGGAAATCCACGCAACGGGAGCATCTACGGAAAGTGCCGTTTGACAGGGATGTGCCTGACTCGGCTTTCTTGGCGGCAGTCGCGCGATTGGGATTGGAAATGAGCGTACGCTCTGCATCACAAGTCCAATGCCTGAAATGGATGGTACGATGGCAACGACCATGCTCAGCGGTCATTCTGGATGATAGTCGCCATGCCAACGAGTTGATTGCCGCCTGTAAAGAATTGGGGATTTTTACCCTGGGTTACCAACATGGGTTATTCAATCGCTACCACCCGGGTTTGATGGCTTATGGATTTGGTTCAGCGCGCAAACACACCTTTGATGCTTATGGATTGTGGAGTGATTATTTTTTGCAGCGCCTGCTGGGTTCGAGTGAACTATACGATGAACGGAACGCCTTTGTTTGTGGTCCAATTCGTCCCCCTTCCGCGGAGGAGATAAACCAATCACAAGCGGCGCGTCAGCCGGGATCGCCTATCCGCGTTTTGATTGTGTCCGAGCCACGCGCTCGATTGAGTGAGGTCAAGTGCTATGCCCAAGTTCTGGCAAGCGATGCACGGTTTCGTATCACCGTCAAGTTGCGACCTGGAGAAGATATAAGCAAAGCCAGGATTGATTGGGGAGATACAACCGGACAGATGCAATTCCTGACCACTGGCACGGTGTTTGAGGCATTTCGAGATGCCGATGTAGTGTTGGGCACATATAGCACGGTTTTGTACGAGGCAGCACTAGCACTAAAGCCAGCATTAATTGTCAATACGTCGTTCACCTATGGACACGATCTGGCAAAAGATGGATTGGCGTTCTGGGCAGAGAATCCCCATAGCGTTTGTGATATTGCAGTACGGGCTTTTCAGACGCCAATAGTTGAACTTCTATCAAGACGCGATAGACTCTGGGGAAAGTTGGAGCAAGATAGTATGAATAGATTATTCGCGTCCATCCTGGCTTCTGATCCTTCGTCAGCGCGCCAATGAATAATCAGTCCCAAGTCATAAAGGATTTCTACGTTGGGTACAGCGATCGGATCCTTCAGAAACGATACAATTCTCCTTTTCTGTTGCGGCGATACGTCCATCGTCAAATCTACGCAGGTACTTTGCAATATATTGAGCCAGGTCAGACTGTTCTAGACGCTGGTTGTGGAGAAGGTATCCTCTCGAATCTAATGGCACAGCGAGGAGCGACGGTAACTGGCGTTGATATTTCTTCGCCCAATACTGAGGCGGCGAAGGCGATTTCTCGTCGGATGTTGATTGAGAACTATCCTACCTTTTGTGTAGCGGATGCCGAGTCGTTGCCATTTCCTGACAAAAGTTTTGACGTGGTAGTTAGCTCTCACGTCTTGG
The window above is part of the Nitrospirota bacterium genome. Proteins encoded here:
- a CDS encoding class I SAM-dependent methyltransferase, whose translation is MNNQSQVIKDFYVGYSDRILQKRYNSPFLLRRYVHRQIYAGTLQYIEPGQTVLDAGCGEGILSNLMAQRGATVTGVDISSPNTEAAKAISRRMLIENYPTFCVADAESLPFPDKSFDVVVSSHVLEHLPDFQRGLREIKRVMRRKAIISLPTCLNPCAWSLLGGDLYWKLTRRSIYGLPVGLWRVLWAYMILYKFNSSRVA